From one Acinonyx jubatus isolate Ajub_Pintada_27869175 chromosome B1, VMU_Ajub_asm_v1.0, whole genome shotgun sequence genomic stretch:
- the PURG gene encoding purine-rich element-binding protein gamma isoform X1, with the protein MERARRRGGGGGRGRGGKNVGGSGLSKSRLYPQAQHSHYPHYAASATPNQAGGAAEIQELASKRVDIQKKRFYLDVKQSSRGRFLKIAEVWIGRGRQDNIRKSKLTLSLSVAAELKDCLGDFIEHYAHLGLKGHRQEHGHGKEQASRRRQKHSAPSPPVSVGSEEHPHSVLKTDYIERDNRKYYLDLKENQRGRFLRIRQTMMRGTGMIGYFGHSLGQEQTIVLPAQGMIEFRDALVQLIEDYGEGDIEERRGGDDDPLELPEGTSFRVDNKRFYFDVGSNKYGIFLKVSEVRPPYRNTITVPFKAWTRFGENFIKYEEEMRKICNSHKEKRMDGRRASGEEQECLD; encoded by the coding sequence ATGGAAAGAGCCAGGCGaaggggaggcggcggcggccgcggccgcgGCGGCAAGAATGTAGGGGGCTCTGGCCTAAGCAAGAGTAGACTCTATCCCCAGGCCCAGCACTCCCACTACCCCCACTACGCGGCCTCAGCCACCCCTAATCAGGCTGGGGGTGCAGCCGAAATCCAGGAGCTGGCCTCCAAACGAGTGGACATCCAGAAAAAGAGGTTTTACCTAGACGTGAAGCAAAGCTCCCGGGGCCGGTTCCTAAAGATAGCTGAAGTCTGGATAGGGAGAGGCCGGCAGGACAATATCAGAAAGAGTAAACTGACTCTGTCCCTGTCTGTGGCAGCGGAGCTGAAGGACTGTCTAGGGGACTTCATCGAGCATTACGCCCACCTGGGCCTGAAAGGCCACCGACAGGAGCATGGCCACGGCAAAGAGCAAGCgtccaggaggagacagaagCACTCGGCACCCTCCCCACCAGTCTCTGTAGGGTCCGAAGAGCACCCTCATAGTGTCCTCAAAACAGACTACATAGAGAGGGACAATAGGAAATACTATCTAGACCTAAAGGAAAATCAGCGGGGTCGCTTCCTAAGAATTAGACAAACCATGATGCGGGGGACTGGCATGATAGGTTATTTTGGTCACAGTTTGGGCCAAGAACAGACTATTGTGCTCCCAGCACAAGGAATGATCGAGTTTCGTGATGCCTTGGTTCAGCTAATTGAAGACTATGGCGAAGGGGACATAGAAGAACGAAGAGGTGGAGATGATGACCCACTTGAACTCCCAGAGGGGACTTCTTTCAGAGTGGACAATAAAAGGTTCTACTTTGATGTGGGCTCTAATAAATATGGAATTTTCCTGAAGGTAAGTGAGGTGAGGCCACCTTACCGTAATACTATTACTGTTCCATTCAAAGCTTGGACAAGGTTTGGGGAGAATTTTATCAAGTATGaagaagagatgaggaaaatTTGCAACAGccataaagaaaagagaatggatggCAGAAGGGCCAGTGGTGAAGAACAAGAATGCCTCGACTAG
- the PURG gene encoding purine-rich element-binding protein gamma isoform X2 codes for MERARRRGGGGGRGRGGKNVGGSGLSKSRLYPQAQHSHYPHYAASATPNQAGGAAEIQELASKRVDIQKKRFYLDVKQSSRGRFLKIAEVWIGRGRQDNIRKSKLTLSLSVAAELKDCLGDFIEHYAHLGLKGHRQEHGHGKEQASRRRQKHSAPSPPVSVGSEEHPHSVLKTDYIERDNRKYYLDLKENQRGRFLRIRQTMMRGTGMIGYFGHSLGQEQTIVLPAQGMIEFRDALVQLIEDYGEGDIEERRGGDDDPLELPEGTSFRVDNKRFYFDVGSNKYGIFLKLKFP; via the coding sequence ATGGAAAGAGCCAGGCGaaggggaggcggcggcggccgcggccgcgGCGGCAAGAATGTAGGGGGCTCTGGCCTAAGCAAGAGTAGACTCTATCCCCAGGCCCAGCACTCCCACTACCCCCACTACGCGGCCTCAGCCACCCCTAATCAGGCTGGGGGTGCAGCCGAAATCCAGGAGCTGGCCTCCAAACGAGTGGACATCCAGAAAAAGAGGTTTTACCTAGACGTGAAGCAAAGCTCCCGGGGCCGGTTCCTAAAGATAGCTGAAGTCTGGATAGGGAGAGGCCGGCAGGACAATATCAGAAAGAGTAAACTGACTCTGTCCCTGTCTGTGGCAGCGGAGCTGAAGGACTGTCTAGGGGACTTCATCGAGCATTACGCCCACCTGGGCCTGAAAGGCCACCGACAGGAGCATGGCCACGGCAAAGAGCAAGCgtccaggaggagacagaagCACTCGGCACCCTCCCCACCAGTCTCTGTAGGGTCCGAAGAGCACCCTCATAGTGTCCTCAAAACAGACTACATAGAGAGGGACAATAGGAAATACTATCTAGACCTAAAGGAAAATCAGCGGGGTCGCTTCCTAAGAATTAGACAAACCATGATGCGGGGGACTGGCATGATAGGTTATTTTGGTCACAGTTTGGGCCAAGAACAGACTATTGTGCTCCCAGCACAAGGAATGATCGAGTTTCGTGATGCCTTGGTTCAGCTAATTGAAGACTATGGCGAAGGGGACATAGAAGAACGAAGAGGTGGAGATGATGACCCACTTGAACTCCCAGAGGGGACTTCTTTCAGAGTGGACAATAAAAGGTTCTACTTTGATGTGGGCTCTAATAAATATGGAATTTTCCTGAAG